From the Saccharomonospora marina XMU15 genome, the window CGGTGCCGTCATCGTGCTGGTGATCTACAACAAGGTCACCGGACGCAAACGCGTCCGCCGCTGAACCAGCTACGGCCAGCAAAACCGCTACCGGTCGGTTGTGCCGATCCCGGATCATCGCGTCATGCGTTCCCCGACCTACCCTGCGCCCCGACTGCGTCCGCAGCGATCGCTGCCGACCCTGCGGACGCGGCGGTTGACCCTGCGGCCGATCAGCGCCGGCGACCTCGACCACGTACACGACTACCTCTCACGTGAGGACGTCTGCCGCTACCTGCTGCACGAGCCGCTGTCTCGCCAGGAGGTAGCGGCCAAACTCGTCGCCGCCGAGCAGCGGTCGGCGATGGGCGGCGACGGTGACTTCGCCCGGCTGGCCGTGGTCCGAGACGAGGACGGCGTCGTGGTGGGCGACGTCATGCTCAACATCGTGTCGGTCGAGGCCGCGACCACCGAGATCGGCTGGGTGTACTCCCCGGACGTCTCGGGCATGGGCTATGCCACCGAGGCCGCGCGTGCGCTGCTCGAGTACGCGTTCGCGACCCTCGGCGCCCATCGGGTGATCGCCCAGTTGCACCCGGACAACACCGCGTCCTCACGGTTGTGTCAGCGGCTGGGCATGCGCCACGAGGCGCTGCACCGCGCCAACCTGTGGATCAAGGACGGCTGGGAGGACACCAGCGTCCACGCGATTCTGCGACACGAGTGGGAGAACCGGGCAGGCGACCCTTGCCGATGATCGCTGCCTTGGTGTTACCGGCCGCGCCCGCGGGCCTGCCGTCAGGCGCGGCCGGTGGTCAGCGATGCAGGCGCGGGTCGAGGAAGTCGCGAAGCGCGTCGCCGAGCAGGTTGAACGCGAAAACCGCCAGCGAGAGCACGATCCCGGGCGCGATCACCATCCACGGCGCCATCTCCACGTACCGCACACCCTCCGACAGCATGAGCCCCCAGGAAGGGGTCGGTGGAGGCGTGCCGATACCCAGGAAGCTCAGCGCCGACTCCGCGATGATCACACCCGCGAACAGCAGCGACGACATCGTCAGCAGCGGAGCCGCCATGTTGGGCAGCACGTGCCGCCCCATGATCCGCAGTGCCCCCGCCCCGGTGGCCCTGGCCGCCTCGATGTAGGGCTCCTCCCTGATCCGCAGCGTCTCCGCCCTGGCCACGCGGTTGAACGACGGCGTGATGACGATGACCAGCGCGATGATGGTTCCCTGAATGGACGGGGTCAGCACGACCGCCATGAACAGCAGCAGCACCAGCGGCGGCACCGACTGGATGGAGTCCATGACACGCTGGATCACCAGATCCTTCCTGCGGCCGAGGAAGCCCGACACCACCCCGAAGACGGTGCCGAGGACGAGGCTGGCCGCTGTCGTCACCACGCCGATGATCATCGACGACCGCGCGCCGTAGATCAGCCTGCTGAGCACGTCCCTGCCCAGGTCGTCGGTACCGAGCCAGAAGTCCGAAGACGGACCCTCGGTGATCCTCGTGCGGTTCTGCAGCAGCGGGTCGTATGGGGCCACCAGCGGCGCCAGCACCGCCACCAGCACGATCAGCGTGATCAGCACCAGACTCACCGCGCCGAGCGGCTCCGTACGCAGGAACCGTTTGAAGCCCGCCCACGCGTCGGCGAGGTTGCGCCGCCGAGGCGGCGGAGGTGGCACACGGCCGACATCGGACCGCCCCGAAGCCGAGGCACGGGTGGCGTCCGTGGAGAGATCGTTACTCATTGACCGCTCTCCCTTGCGGCTCGGATCCGGGGATCGATGAGGGCGTACAGCAGGTCGATGATGATCATGGTGAACACGAACAGCCCCGCGTAGAAGATCGTGCACGCGATCACCACGGGGTAGTCGCGGTCGAGCACGGACTCGTAGATGAGCTGACCGGTCCCCGGCAGCGAGAACATCTGCTCCAGGATCACGGTGCCGCCCAGGATCGTGCCCAGGTTCACCCCCAGCAGCGTGAGCACGGCGATCACCGAGTTACGCAGCGCGTGCTTGAACAGCACCAGCCGCTCCGAGGCCCCCTTCGCCCGCACGGTGCGGATGAACTGCGAACCGAGGTTCTCCAGCAACGAAGACCGCGCCATCCGCGTCGTCCCCGCCACCGCGGAGGTGCCCAATGCGATGGCGGGCAACGCCATCTGCTGCAGCCACGACGCGAAGTCCTCGGTGGGGCCCGCGTAGACGAACGGTGGCGACCACGCGAACCACACCCCCAGCGCGCTCAGCAACAGCAGGCCCACCACGTAGTTCGGCACCGACAGCCCGGCCACCGCGACACCGCGGATGGCGTTGTCGGTCTTCGTGCCACGCCGCGTGGCGGCGAGGATGCCCAGCCCGACGCCGATGATCGTGCCGATCGCCAGTGCCAGACCGCCCAGTTGCAGCGTCACCGGTATCCGGGCGAGGAACAGGTCCATCACCGGCTCGTTGGTGTAGAACGAACGCCCGAAGTCACCCTGCAACACGCCGCCGAAGAAGCCGGCCAACTGTTCGTGCACCGGCTCGTCCAGCCCCAGTTCGGCACGCATCCGGTCGGCCTGCTCCTGTGTCGCGCCCGTGTCGGCCAGCATCAGGTCGACCGCGTCACTGGGGATGAACGTCATGGCGACGAACACGAACACCGTCACCAGGACAAGCACGATCAGCCCGTAACCGAGCCTGCGGAAGAAGTAGCGGATCACCGCGTGCCCTCCTCGTCGGTGTCGAGCAGGTGGCAGGCCGCGGCCCGCCCGCCGCCGGCCTCCGAACGCAACGCCGGTGCCTGCGTGCGGCAGCGGTCGAACGCGAACGGGCAGCGGGTGTGGAACCGGCAACCGCTGGGCGGGTTACTCGGACTGGGAACCTCGCCGCGGGCGACGACGCGTTCCTTGGCACGTGCCGTTGTCGGGTCGTGTCCGGGAATGGCCGCCAGCAGCAGCTGCGTGTAGGGGTGTTTTGGATCGGCGAACACGGCGTCGCTGTCGCCGCGCTCCACGATCTCGCCCATGTACATCACACACAGCTCGTCGGCCATGTACCGCACGACGTTGAGGTCGTGGGCGATGAACAGGTAGGACAGCCCGAGCTCGGCCTGTAGTCGCTTGAGCAGGTTCAATATCTGCGCCTGCACCGACACGTCCAGTGCCGAAACCGACTCGTCACAGAAGATGACGTCGGGGTTGGTGGCCAGCGCTCGCGCGATGCCGATGCGCTGAGCCTGGCCTCCGGAGAACTGGTGCGGGAACCGGTACAGATCCCTGCCGGAGAGCCCGACCGTCTCCAGCAACTCGATCACCCGAGCCACCCGTGACCTGCCCTTGGCGACGCCGTGCACCTCCAGCGGTTCGCCGACGATGTCGAGCACGGTCATCCTGGGATTCAGCGAGCCGTAGGGATCCTGAAAGATCATCTGCATCCGCGCGCGCAGTGCCTTCAGCTGCCTGCCCCGCTTCGCGAGCAGATCCTCGCCGTCGAACAGCACCTGCCCCGACGTCGGCTCGATGAGCCGGTTCACCAACCGGGCCGTGGTCGACTTCCCCGATCCCGACTCGCCGACCAGCCCCACCGTGCGGCCGCGAGGGATGCGGAAGGACACCCCGTCGACCGCTCGCACGACACCGCCGCGCCCCAGCGGGCCGCTGCGGATCGGGTAGTGCTTGACAAGGTCTCGAACCTCGAGGATCGGCGGCCCGGCGGCTTCCGACCGGCCCGCCATGGTCGCTTCAGCTGACACCTGTGGCTCCTGACTCGATCGAGTTCACCCCGCCCGCGGTGCTGTCCGTTCGACCCCGCGCCGCGAGCAGCCCGCTTTCCGGCCGCTCGTGCAGCCAGCACCGGCTTTCCCGCCTGCTCGGCAGAGCGAACAGCGGCGGTTCGTGCACCGAGCAGTGCTCCAGTGCCCTGGGGCAGCGCGGATGGAAGCGGCACCCCGACGGCATCTCCAGCAGGCTCGGCACCGACCCCTTGATGGCGGGCATGAGCGTGTCGCGGCTGATGGTGGGGCTCGGGATCGACCGCAGCAGCGCGAGCGTGTACGGGTTCTGCGGATCGTTGAGTACCTGCTCGACGGTGCCCTGCTCCACCACCTTGCCCGCGTACATCACGACGACCCGGTCGGCCATCTCGGCCACGACCCCCATGTCGTGAGTGATGAACAGCAGTGCCGTGCCGTGGTCGCGTTGCAGGTCCCGCATCAGTCGCAGGATCTGTGCCTCCACGGTCACATCGAGCGCGGTCGTCGGCTCGTCCGCGATCAACAGCGACGGGTTGCACGACAGTGCGATCGCGATCACCACCCGCTGCTGCTGCCCGCCTGACAGCTCGTGCGGGTAGGACCGCGCCCTGCGCTCCGGGTCGGGCAGCCCGACCTCCCTGAGCAACTCGACGGCGCGGGCCTTGGCCTCGGCGGGCCTGATGTCGCGGTGGATGCGGATCGCCTCGGCCACCTGGTTGCCAACCGTGTAGAGCGGGTCCAGCGCGGCCATCGGGTTCTGAAACACCATCGCGACCTGCTCGCCGCGGAGTTGGCGCAGCCGCGCGGGTGAGGCTTGCGTGATCTCCTCGCCGTGGAACCGGATCGAACCGTCCTCGATCCGTCCCGCGTCGAGCAGCCCCATCACCGACAGCGCGGTGACGCTCTTGCCCGAACCCGACTCACCGACGATCGCCACCGTCTCGCCCTCGGCGACGGTGAACGACATGTCGCTGACCGCCTCGACCTCGCCGTGCCGCGTCGGGAACCGCACGCGCAGGTTGTTCACCTCCAGCAAGGGCTCGCCCAGCACCGTGGCCCTCCTTCCCTGTGGCCTTTCCTCAGGCTGCCCCGATCGAGCCCGGCCGCGGGGGGCGCGGTGCCCGGGCGGGCCGTCCCGGGCACCGCGCCTGTTCCGCCGCACCTGGTGGCCGCCGCGGACACCTCACCGGTGGAATCAGTCACCGGTCACCCACATGTCCGCGTAGCGGCGCCCGTGGTAGATCGGCGACTGGTAGTAGTCGCGCACCCGGGAGCTGACCGCCCAGTACTGGTAGTACTGGATGGGCAGGACGGACGCGGCGATCTCGGTCTCCATGCGCTCCTGGAAGTCACGGTAGATCTGGTTGCGGTCGTCCTCGTCCAGCGTCCGGCGCGACTCCTCGATCATCTTGTCGATCTGCGGGTCGGAGATCGCCGCGTAGTTCTCCGTGGAACCGGTGCGGAAGTCCTGCACGGTCTGGTCGGGGAAGATCACGGCGCGAGCGGCCTTGCTGAGGTCGTACTGCTGGTCGCGCCGCCGCCCGATCGCGGTACCGGGGTCCAGAATCTGGATCTCGGCTTCGATGCCCACCTTCTTGAGGTCGGCGACGATCCACTCGCCCTCGCGGACGTCGGAGTCGCTGAGCTTTTGCACCATGATGGTGGTCTTGAAGCCGTTCGGGTAGCCGGCCTCGGCCAGCAGCTTGCGGGCGCGCTCGGGGTCGTACGGTCGAAGCTCGCGCACCTCGTCGCCGGTGAGTGCGGCGCTGGTGATCTCGGGCCGGAACAGCGAGGTGTAGTTCATCTTCCCGCGGGTGTTCTTACCCATGTTCTCCCAGTCGATGGCCAGCATGATGGCCCTGCGCACCCGGAGGTCGCCGAACGGCTTCTTCGTGGTGTTGATGTCGAAACTCACGAAGTTCGACGGCACCTCGATAACCGAGAAGTCGTCGTTGCCCGCGAAGGTGTTCTCGATGACGTCGTACGGCTGCGTGCCGACGTCGAGCCTTCCGCTGCGCAGCGCTGCCGTCACGGCGGAGGTGTCACTGATGATCGGAAGCCGGATCTCGTCGAGGTAGGGCTTACCCTCCTCGTAGTAGTCCGGGTTGCGCTTGAGCACCCACTCGACGTCGGGTTTGTGACTGTCCACCATGAACGGTCCGGTACCGATCGCCTTCTCGCTCATGTCGAACTTGCCCTCGACACCCTCGCGCGGAAGGATCACGTTGAAGTGGTGCGCCATGTACTCCAGGAACGGGGCGTAGGCGTGCTTGAGCTTGAACACGACGCGATGGTCGCCCTCGGCCGTGATGCTCTCGATCGGCTCCGCCATCCACTTGTGCGAAGACTCGCTCGCCTTCAGGCCCTCGAACGTGGCCACGACGTCGTCGGCGGTGAACGGCCTGCCGTTGACAGGCTCGATGTTCTGCCACTTCACGTCGTCGCGCAGATTGAACGTGTACGTCAGGCCGTCCGCAGAGGACTCCCAGTCGGTGGCGAGATCGGGAACGAGCTCGAGACCTTCGACGCCCTCGCCGACCTTCACCTCCACCAGCTTGCTGTAAACGGTTCCGGACAGCAGCTGCATCAGCGACGGGTCGTCACTGACCAGAAAGTTCAGACCCCTCGACGGTTCGAACGGCTGCTGCACCGTAATGCTTCCGCCGCGCTGCGGTTGCCCGGGATCGGCGTTGCCGGAGCCGCCGTCACCGCTGCCGCAGCTCGCCAGCAACGCGGCGGCGCACAACAGCGCGGTGAGGCGCGGAATACTCCATTTTGGCATGGAAGAGTCACACTCCTGTCGATGTGAGGAATGGTGAAGGGTGCTATCGGGTTGATGCGTTCCGGGGCGTCCGGTTACGAGTCCGTTGTGGATCTAGGCGTTGAGGTCGTGTTGGTAGACGGATTCGTGCCAGGGGATGAAGAAGCGTTTGAGGGTGTTGATGAGGAAGTAGAGGGTGAGGCCGAGTGTGGAGAGGAGGATGATGACGGCGAAGAGGGCGGGGGCGTTGAGTTCGTTGAGGGTGCGGACGATGAGGTAGCCGAGTCCTTCGTTGCCGCCGAGGTATTCGCCGACGATGGTGCCGATGATGGCGAAGACGATGCCGACTTCCATGCCGGTGAAGACGTAGGGGAGGGTGCTTTTGAGTTCGAGGTGGGTGAAGGTTTGCCAGCGGTTGGCGTTGAGGGTTTTCATGACGTCGTGTTGGCCGGGTTGGACGGAGCGGACGCCGAGTTGGACGTTGAGCATGATGGGGAAGAAGGCGAGCATGGCGGCCATGATGATTTTGGAGGTCATGCCGAAGCCGAACCAGATGACGAACAGGGGGATGAGGGCGACTTTGGGGATGACTTGGGAGGCGACGATGATGGGGCGGAGGCTGCGTTCCATCCAGGGGATTTTGCCGAGGATGGCGCCGGTGGTGATGCCGGTGGCGAGGGCGATGGTGAAGCCGGTGAGGGTTTCGGTGGCGGTGATTTGGGCGTGGTGCCAGGTTTGGGGGTCGGTGGCGAGGTCGGTGAGGGTGGCGAGGACGGTGAGGGGTCGGGGAGGACGAGTTCGGAGAGGTTGTTGAGGCGGACGAAGAGGTCCCAGGTGGTGAAGAGGGTGAGGAGGAGCAGGGGGGTGGTGATCCAGGGGAGGAGTTTGGTCAGGCGTGGGTTGGTCATGGTTGGTCCTGGCCGTCGAGGGCGTGGCGGAGGTGGCGGGCGATGGCGCCGAAGGCGGGTTCGGTTTGGAGGTCGATGTGGCGGGGTCGGGGGAAGGGGATGGTTTGGGTGTCGGCGATGCGGCCGGGTCGGGGGTGAGTTGGATGACGCGGTCGCCGAGGAAGACGGCTTCGGTGATGTCGTGGGTGATGAAGACGACGGTGGCGTGGGCGGCTTGGGTGATGCGTTGGAGTTCGAGGTTCATGCGTTCGCGGGTGAGGGCGTCGAGGGCGCCGAAGGGTTCGTCCATGAGGAGGAGGGTGGGGTGGGTGGACAGGGCGCGGGCGATGGCGACGCGTTGGCGCATGCCGCCGGAGAGTTCGCGGGGGTAGGCTTTTTCGTATCCGGCGAGGCCGACGAGTTCGGCGAGTTCGTGGGCGCGGTGGTGTCGGGTGGTTTTGGGGTCGCCGCGGAGTTTGAGGGGGAGGGCGATGTTGTCGGCGACGGAGTACCAGGGGAAGAGGTTGGCTTCTTGGAACACGACGCCGAGTTGGGAGACCACGGAGGTGTCCACGCGGGTGCCGTTCCACAGGGAGCGGCCCTCGATGAGGATCTGTCCGGTGGTCGGGGCCAGCAGCCCGGCCAGCATCCGCAGCAGGGTGGTCTTGCCGCAGCCTGAGCGGCCGATCACCGACACGAACTCGCCATCGGAAATGGACAGGTTGATATCCGCCAACGCATGCGTATACGCACGCCGCGTCCGAAACTCCTTGTCAACACCCACCAACTCCAACTTCGGCGGAACCGGCTGGGGCGGCTGCTCACCCGGATGGGAAGCGGGTCGCACGGTCTCCACGTCCTGAGCGGACATTTGACTCCCTATTCTCAAGCCTTGGCGTCGGGCAGCAGGCTGTTGTCGAACCATGACGACGCGTCGCCGCCGGGTTTTGCCACACCGGCATCGACAAGTTCCTGATAGCCGGCGAGCCAGGCGTCCTCGTGCGTTACCAACAGCGGCTGGTTCGGGTCACCACCGGTCCACAGTTCGCGGCTGATACCAAGGCTCTTCCTGGCGATGACGTCGTCGTCCAGCGTCGCGAACGAGTACTGCTCACGCAGCTTCGCAATGGTCTCGTCGAAGTTCTCGTCCGCGACGAAGGCCGCTATCGAGTCGCGGATGGCCGCCATGAAGGCCTTCAAGGTGTCCGGGTCCTTCTCCATGACCTCCGTCGTGGTGAGGTACACCTGGGAATCGGACTTGACGACGGTTCCCGGGTCGAACACGCCCGCGTCCTCGTGCTGCGACAGCACGATGTTGGAGGTGTCGATGCTCGCGACGTAACCGCCGATGCGGCCCTGCTGCACCAGGTTGAACGTGCCCGGCGTCAGACCCGTGACCTGCCGTGGTGTCTCGGCCGGGTCGAAGCCGCCGCTCGCCAGCACCAGCGAGACCACCTTCGAACTGGTGCCGCCCTCAGAGGGCACCCCGATGGTCTTGCCGACGAAGTCCTCCGGCTTGGTCAGCGGATCACTCTTGCTGTACAGGATTCGCAGGCCCGAGCCTCGATACAGCGTGCCGATGGCGATGAGCGGTCGCTGCGACTCCGACATGGTGGTCATCAGGTCGATCTGCCCAGCCCGGCAGACCGGGCCGATACCGGAGATCAGCGTCTGGATTGCCTGCGCGGTGCCTTTCACCGGCTGCAGCTCCACGTCCAGCCCGTGCTTGGCGAAGTAACCGCCCGCGACCCCGAGCAACTCGGGCGCCATCGCGAGGGTCTCCAGCGGCAGGATGCTCAGATAGGTCATCGACCCGTTGCCGTCCCCGCCTCCGGACTCCGAGCTCGAACCGCACGCGGTGAGCAGGGTGCCCGCGGCAGCGGCCCCGGTGACCAACGCGGAGTTCCTCAGGAAGGCCCTTCTGGACAGAGCGCGTGGGGTCAACGAATGGGTAGGCACGGTCGCCTCCTGTTTCCTTCGGTCGGCCACCACCCTGTGGCCGGCTCGGGAGGAGGTTGGCGCCATTTCCCGTCTCACGTCAAGGCTCGCTTGTGGCACACCCGGCACGGGAAGCCGCTCTGCGGGCCTGGCGGTGTGGGCCGTCGACGGCCCGGAGCCGGTGTCCGGTATCCCGCCCGACACCGCCCTCGGCGGGTCGGCGGCAGCGGTGCGGCGGCACAACGGCGTGCAACCGGTTTTCGTTGTGTGACTAGGGAATTTCACCCGACGACAGGGCCGAAGGACTCTGCCGAACCGGGCGGTTTCACCTCGCGTGGCCGGTGGCGTTCGCACGCCCCCGCGGCGGCGTGATCGGCGCTCGTGCGGACCCAGCTGTATTGACGGCATCTATGCACACCATCGAAACTTTCACTTTCCGGAGCGGCACGGAAGCTCTCTACTGTCGGTTCTCATGAGGATCGTGGTTTGTCGGCTCGAAGACTTCCCGCCGGGTGAGCGCCGGATCGTGCAAGCGGGCAGGCGCTCGATCGGGGTCTTCCGGGTCGGCGACAACTTCTACGCCTTGAACAACTACTGCCCGCACCAGGGAGGCCCGCTGTGCCTCGGCGCGACGCAGTCGTGGATCCGGTCCAGCGCTCCGGGTGAGTACCAGCTCGAGGAAGGCGAGGCCCTCGTCGCCTGCCCGTGGCACGGATGGGAGTACGACCTCGCCACCGGGCAGTCGTTCCTCGGTCCGGACGAGACACCGGCACGCACCTACGACGTCTCCGTCGAGGACGTCGCGGAGGGCGAACGCAAAGCGGCGGGTGTGAAGCCGAAAGGCGGACGAATCCCGGGACCCTATGTGGCGGAGACCTTTCCCGTCGAGGTGGAAGGGCCCTACGTCGTGGTAGAGACAACCAGCGGTGCGAAGCGCCGCACCAACCAGGGAGGTGGGCAGTGAGCCTTACGGCGGTCGCCGACGCACCCGGCCGTACCCAGGACCGGTCCCGATACACCATTGTGGACAGTGATATTCACCCGTCCGCGCCTGCCGCCGAGATTCGAGCTCGGCTGTCGGCCCAGCACCGCGACCGGTGGGACATGTTCGGCAGCCGGGTCCCCGGGCCACCCGAGATGTACCCGAGGGTGCGCAACTCGGGGTTCCGGCGTGATTCCTGGCCACGGAACGGGATGCCGGGCAGTGACCTCGGACTGATCCAGGAGCAGTTGCTCGACGAGTTCGACATCGACCACGGCATCCTCATCCCGCTGCAGTCCCACAGCTGGGGAGTGGAGGAGCCGGAGTACGCGGCCGCGCTGTGTCGCGCTCTCAACGACTGGCAACGCGAGAGCCTGCTGGACGCGGAGCCGAGACTGCGTGCCTCCATCGCCATCCCCATCGAGTCGCCCGACCTTGCCGCCGAGGAGATCCGGCACCGTGCCGACGACCCCCGGTTCGTGCAGGTGCTGCTGTCCACGGGAGGTGAACTCGGGTTCGGCCGCAGGCGATACTGGCCGATCTACGCCGCGGCCGCCGAGGCGGGGCTGCCGATCGCCGCGCACACCGGCGGCCTCGAGCAGCACCGTGGTGCGGGATGGCCGTCGTTCTACCTGGAAGAGCACGTCTGGAACGGCAACATGATGGCCTCACTCGTGCTCAGCATGATCTGTGAAGGTGTGTTCGACCGCTACCCGGACCTGCGGGTGGTGTGCGTGGAGGGCGGGATGGCCTGGTCGGCACCACTGATGTGGGCCCTGGACGACGCGTGGGAGCAACTACGCACCGACGTGCCACACCTGCGCAAGCCGCCGTCGGCCTACCTGCGGGAGAACTTCTGGTTCACCACACAGCCCATGGAGGAGCCGGACGACCCCGCGGACCTCGCCACGACACTGCGGCATGTCGGCATGGACGACCGGATCATGTTCGCCTCCGACTACCCGCACTGGGATTTCGACTCGCCACGGCACGCGCCCAAGCAGTTCCCCGAGCCGTTGCGGCAGGGAATCATGGGCTCCAACGCGTGCAGGCTCTACCGCCTTCCGGAAAGGCCAAGGGAGGAAACGCGTTGACAGCCACCGCTGTGACGACCGCCGCGGTGGACACCGAAGTCCACTGTGCACCGGCCAGTTTCGCCGATCTCGAACCGTACCTCGACCCCTACTGGCGCACCTACGTGGTGGAGAGCGGGCTTTCGCTCTCCCCGACACAGGGCGGGGCCTACCCCCCGCAGGCGCCCACGAGCGCGACCGCGTCGGCGCGGGCGGCGGGGGTGTTCCCCCCGAGAAACGTCGAGCAGTTGCGTGCCGACGTGCTCGACGCGCGGGGCCTGCGGGCAGCGGTGCTGACCTGCACCGCGTCGTTCCCGTGCAACCGCAACCCCTACTACGAGGCCGCGCTGACCAGCGCGGTGAACGACTGGCTGATCTCGCGGTGGCTGGAGTCCGACCACCGGCTGAAGGCCGGCATGGTGGTGCCGACCCTGGACACCGACGCCGCGGTCGCCGAGATCGAGCGGATCGGCGACCACCCCGGCATCGTGCAGGTGTTGTTGCCTGTTCGCACCGACGCCCCGTGGGGCAACCGGCGGCACCGGCCGCTGCTGCGCGCCGCTGCCGAACGCGGGCTGGTCGTGGGCCTGCACGCATGGGGTCGGATCGCCAACGCCGCCTCCTCGACCGGGCTCACACACAGCTACCTCGAGGACTACCTGGGTAACTCGCAGGTCGTCGCGCAGGCGCAGGTGACGAGCCTGGTCGCCGAAGGCGTCTTCACCGAGCTGCCCGACCTGCGGGTGAGCCTGCTGGAATGCGGTTTCTCGTGGCTACCCGCGCTGCTGTGGCGCTTCGACAAGGACTGGAAGGGAGTCTGGAGGGAGGTGCCGTGGGTCACCGCCAAGCCGTCGGAAATCGTGCGAAAGCACCTGCGGTTGACCACCTTACCCGCGCACCTGCCCAGGGACCCGGCGCAAGCACGGGAGGTACTCGACCTGGTCGACGCCAAGTCGATGCTGCTGTACGCCAGCGACTACCCCCACGACCACGGGGGCGGGCACGAACGGCTGGCAGCCGCACTGACGGCGGAGGAAACCGACGCGATATACAGCACGAACCCCGCCCACTGGTACCGGCTGGACTGAGGTGAGCGCCGTGCCGCCTTCGCGAGTGCTGTTCCCAGACTTCACCGAACAGGACGTGCTCACTGCCTCGGGGGCACGCATCCGTACCTGGACGGGCGGCAGCGGCCCCCCGGTGTTGCTGCTGCACGGCTACCCGCAGACGTCAGCGATGTGGCACCGGGTGGCACCGGAACTGGCCGGCGAGCACACGGTGGTGCTGGCCGACCTGA encodes:
- a CDS encoding ABC transporter substrate-binding protein, whose translation is MPTHSLTPRALSRRAFLRNSALVTGAAAAGTLLTACGSSSESGGGDGNGSMTYLSILPLETLAMAPELLGVAGGYFAKHGLDVELQPVKGTAQAIQTLISGIGPVCRAGQIDLMTTMSESQRPLIAIGTLYRGSGLRILYSKSDPLTKPEDFVGKTIGVPSEGGTSSKVVSLVLASGGFDPAETPRQVTGLTPGTFNLVQQGRIGGYVASIDTSNIVLSQHEDAGVFDPGTVVKSDSQVYLTTTEVMEKDPDTLKAFMAAIRDSIAAFVADENFDETIAKLREQYSFATLDDDVIARKSLGISRELWTGGDPNQPLLVTHEDAWLAGYQELVDAGVAKPGGDASSWFDNSLLPDAKA
- a CDS encoding Rieske (2Fe-2S) protein — protein: MRIVVCRLEDFPPGERRIVQAGRRSIGVFRVGDNFYALNNYCPHQGGPLCLGATQSWIRSSAPGEYQLEEGEALVACPWHGWEYDLATGQSFLGPDETPARTYDVSVEDVAEGERKAAGVKPKGGRIPGPYVAETFPVEVEGPYVVVETTSGAKRRTNQGGGQ
- a CDS encoding amidohydrolase family protein, whose product is MSLTAVADAPGRTQDRSRYTIVDSDIHPSAPAAEIRARLSAQHRDRWDMFGSRVPGPPEMYPRVRNSGFRRDSWPRNGMPGSDLGLIQEQLLDEFDIDHGILIPLQSHSWGVEEPEYAAALCRALNDWQRESLLDAEPRLRASIAIPIESPDLAAEEIRHRADDPRFVQVLLSTGGELGFGRRRYWPIYAAAAEAGLPIAAHTGGLEQHRGAGWPSFYLEEHVWNGNMMASLVLSMICEGVFDRYPDLRVVCVEGGMAWSAPLMWALDDAWEQLRTDVPHLRKPPSAYLRENFWFTTQPMEEPDDPADLATTLRHVGMDDRIMFASDYPHWDFDSPRHAPKQFPEPLRQGIMGSNACRLYRLPERPREETR
- a CDS encoding amidohydrolase family protein, with protein sequence MTATAVTTAAVDTEVHCAPASFADLEPYLDPYWRTYVVESGLSLSPTQGGAYPPQAPTSATASARAAGVFPPRNVEQLRADVLDARGLRAAVLTCTASFPCNRNPYYEAALTSAVNDWLISRWLESDHRLKAGMVVPTLDTDAAVAEIERIGDHPGIVQVLLPVRTDAPWGNRRHRPLLRAAAERGLVVGLHAWGRIANAASSTGLTHSYLEDYLGNSQVVAQAQVTSLVAEGVFTELPDLRVSLLECGFSWLPALLWRFDKDWKGVWREVPWVTAKPSEIVRKHLRLTTLPAHLPRDPAQAREVLDLVDAKSMLLYASDYPHDHGGGHERLAAALTAEETDAIYSTNPAHWYRLD